From a single Ursus arctos isolate Adak ecotype North America unplaced genomic scaffold, UrsArc2.0 scaffold_34, whole genome shotgun sequence genomic region:
- the ASPHD2 gene encoding LOW QUALITY PROTEIN: aspartate beta-hydroxylase domain-containing protein 2 (The sequence of the model RefSeq protein was modified relative to this genomic sequence to represent the inferred CDS: deleted 3 bases in 2 codons), translating into MVWVPLGPPRTDCLTLLHPPNVNSPKMSLEWLVAWSWSLDGLRDCIATGIQSVRDCDTTAVVTVACLLVLFVWYCYHVGREQPRPYASVNSLMQGADANGLQNGYVYCQSPECVRCAHNEGLNQKLYHNLQEYAKRYSWSGMGRIHKGIREQGRYLNSRPSIQKPEVFFLPDLPTTPYFSRDAQKHDVELLERNFQTILCEFETLYKAFSNCSLPQGWKMNSTPSGEWVTFYLVSQGVCVPRNCRKCPRTYRLLGSLRTCIGNNVFGNACISVLSPGTVITEHYGPTNIRIRCHLGLKTPSGCELVVGGEPQCWAEGRCLLFDDSFLHTAFHEGSAEDGPRVVFMVDLWHPNVAAAERQALDFIFAPGR; encoded by the exons ATGGTGTGGGTGCCCTTGGGA CCCCCGAGGACTGACTGTCTGACCTTGCTTCAC CCTCCCAACGTCAACTCCCCCAAGATGTCACTAGAGTGGCTGGTGGCCTGGAGCTGGTCGCTGGACGGCCTGCGGGACTGCATCGCCACGGGTATCCAGTCGGTGCGGGACTGCGACACCACCGCTGTGGTCACCGTGGCCTGCCTGCTGGTCCTGTTCGTGTGGTACTGTTACCACGTGGGCCGCGAGCAGCCGCGGCCCTACGCGTCCGTCAACTCCCTGATGCAGGGCGCAGACGCCAACGGGCTGCAGAACGGCTACGTGTACTGCCAGTCCCCCGAGTGCGTGCGCTGTGCACACAACGAGGGCCTCAACCAGAAGCTCTACCACAACCTGCAGGAGTACGCCAAGCGGTACTCCTGGTCCGGCATGGGCCGCATCCACAAGGGCATCCGCGAGCAGGGCCGCTACCTCAACAGCCGGCCCTCCATCCAGAAGCCCGAGGTCTTCTTCCTGCCCGACCTCCCCACCACGCCCTACTTCTCCCGGGACGCGCAGAAGCACGACGTGGAGCTGTTGGAACGGAACTTCCAGACCATCCTGTGCGAGTTCGAGACCCTGTACAAAGCGTTCTCAAACTGCAGCCTCCCGCAAGGATGGAAAATGAACAGCACCCCCAGCGGGGAGTGGGTCACCTTTTACTTGGTCAGTCAGGGGGTTTGCGTTCCCAGGAACTGCAGGAAGTGCCCACGGACGTACCGCTTGCTCGGAAGCCTTCGGACCTGTATTGGGAACAATGTTTTTGGGAACGCGTGCATCTCCGTGCTGAGCCCGGGGACCGTGATAACGGAGCACTATGGACCCACCAACATCCGCATCCGGTGCCACTTAG GTCTCAAAACTCCAAGTGGCTGCGagctggtggtggggggagagccCCAGTGTTGGGCAGAAGGACGCTGCCTCCTCTTCGATGACTCTTTCCTGCACACTGCATTCCATGAAG gttCAGCGGAGGATGGCCCACGGGTGGTTTTCATGGTGGATTTGTGGCATCCCAATGTGGCAGCAGCCGAACGGCAGGCCCTGGATTTCATCTTTGCTCCGGGACGATGA